The Rhodothermales bacterium genomic sequence ATGCACAACGATGCGGACGGCGCCGTCCCATGGTACCAGGGTATCGAGTATTTCGTGGCGCTGCGTCGTCTTGGCAAACCGGTCTGGATGCTGAACTACAACGACCAGGGGCACGGGCTCTCGAATCTCCACGATCAGCGTGACTGGTCCATCCGGATGCAGCAGTTCTTCGACCACTATCTGATGGATGCGCCTGCTCCGGTCTGGTTGGAGCGGGGCATTCCGGCCGTGGAAAAAGGACGAACGCTTGGTCTGGAACCGGCCGATGCCGTGTCCTCAGACCGGTATCGATGACGTGGAACGGCTGGTCAGGGGCGACTGTTTGACCCGACCGTCCCATCCAAGCGACATGCCCTCGGGCAGGTCCGCGTCGATGTCCGCATGCAGGGTGCCGTGGGTCATGTGGATGAACCACGTCTCCCGGGCCTCGATGCTGGACGCCAGCGCGATGGCCTCGGAGAAACTCAGGTGCATGGGGTGCGGATGTTCTCGAAGGGCATCGAGCACCAACAGATCCAGGTCTTCCAGCAGATGCCGGCTGGCGAACGGCACATCGCTTACATCCGTCAGATAGGCGAACGACCCGATCCGGTAGCCGAGGACGGGCAGCGTACCGTGCATGGCCGGAATGGGGATGATATCCACGGACGCCTCCGTACCGCTGCGTGACGTGACCGAAAAGGGGCCTTGGACGGCGTGCAGGGACAACCGTGCCACGCCCGGATAGGAGCCGTCCCGAAAGATGTAGGGATACATGTCCGTCAACGTTTGCACGGTATTCTCGACGGCGAAGCAGGGTATGGCAGCACGATTCCGGAAAAGCAGGGGGCGGAGATCGTCAAGCCCGGCGACATGATCGAAATGGTGATGTGTGATGAGCACCGCGTCCAAGTCATGGATCCCGTAACGAAGGGCCTGTGTCCGCAAATCCGGTCCCGCATCGATCAGGATCCGCAATCCGTTGGCTTCAACCAGACAACTGCACCGGAGTCGCCGATCCCTCGGATCGTCGGATCGGCACGTCGCACAGGCACATCCAATGACGGGTATGCCGGTCGAGGTGCCGGTACCGAGCAGGGTGACCTGTACGCTGTCGTCGCTCACTCGTCTTCCGTTTCGATTTCAACCACGTCGTTACGCGTCCAGGCATCTTCCAGTGCCTGGCGGACGACCGGACGGAGATAGACGGAGTCGACATCCAGATCGCGAAGGGCCTGGGCCAGGATGGCCAAGTGCACTTCAGGCGGATGCCGCCGGTTCAACATGAGGAAGGGCTCATCGTTGCGGATGCAGGGCCCGCCTCGGAAATTTCCTTTTTCCCGGCGGACGCGAAGCCCCAGCTGCTCCACGACGGTTTCCAGTTCTTTGACGATCTGCGCGGTCTTCATGGTCAGAATATCAGTCCCAGACGGATGCTGTGCACAATGCCCGCATAGTCAAAAGTATCCTGGGTCGCATCGGTCAACAGACGGGACGAACTCAGATTCCAATCCTGCCACCGGAAGCCCCATCCCACCATGAGACCGAATCCGTCCGACCAAGGCCCCAGTTGGAGCTCGGCATCCACGTCCAGGATGCGACTGGTACCTGTATCTCCACCGAAGGATCGTGCGGCAATGCCGAACATGGGCATGGCCCGAACGACGAACAGCGACGAGCGTGTCTCCCGTTGGACGCCCAATCCCGCGCCAATCGCGGCCACGGTAAACTCGAACGCATTGAAGGTACCGGTGTCGAGATCACGCGAGACCCGCCGGTAGGAAGTCTGTACCCCGAGAGGAACCAAGGGCTCCAGCGAACGCGGCGACCCTCCACGGCCGGACGAAAAAGGCCGGAACGATCCATACGCCAATAATCCGAACTCCGTGAAGGTGAGCTCCTCCCCTCCAGGCGAATCTTGCGTGCCCCGATGGAACCCGGCAAGGAACCCCGGCCGGGACAGCACCACGCCATACGCCGGATTGGTGAAACTGAAGTTGGCCTCCTGTGCGGAAGAACCCGTGTACTCGAACGACACGAAAGCCACGCCCACTCCTGCTGCCTGCGATGCCGAGCGCCCACCCCCATACGAGAGTTGTGCCCACGCATTCGTTTGCCCCAGCCATCCGAAGGCTACGAGAAGCAGGAGGTAGCGCATGTCACTTTACTGGATGCATTCAGGCCCCTGTGCTCCGTCCGCGACCACCACGGCCACGGCCGCGTCCTCCGCGACCACGTCCCCGGCCACGGGACTTGGATGCATCGGACGACGCATCGGCTTCCTGCTCAACGGGCGTCTCCGTACCGGTGTCCTTCCGTTCCGTTGGACGTTTCCGCTCTGCCGGTTGCTGCGGCGTGTCCGTCCGGATATCTTTTTCCGCAGATACCGGCGCTGCCTGTTCCGGCGCTGCCTGTTCCGGCGCTGCCTGCTCCTGTTTCTTCGGTGCACGACGGGAGCTTGGGCGCGGGGCATCGGGCGTTTCCGACGTCACGGTCCCCTCTGATGCATCGGAACGGGAGCGTCCACGGCCACGATTGTCGTCATCGCCGGAGCGTCCACGACCCCGACCGCGATTCCCGTTCTCGGACGAACGTCCCCGTTCAGGGGTCTCTTCCTCGGTGGACCGTCCCCGACCGTTGCTGTCATTGCCGGAGCGTCCACGTCCACGGTTTTCGTCGTTGCCGGAGCGTCCACGTCCACGGTTTTCGTCATCGCCTGAGCGCCCGCGTCCACGGTTTTCGTCGTCGCCGGAGCGCCCACGACCGCGGTTTTCGTCATCGCCTGAGCGCCCGCGTCCACGGTTTTCGTCGTCGCCTGAGCGCCCGCGTCCACGACCGCCACCGCGTGAACCGGAGCGGGAGCCTCCCCGGCCACGGCCTTCGGATGCGGAAGACGCATCAGAATCCGACGCCTCCTCTTTTCCATCACGGCGTTCCTTTGACGGCTCCCGACTCGATTGGGCATCCCGTTTCGACCGGGCATCCCGCTTTGGTTGGTCGTCCCGCTTCGATTCCGTATCTCTGCTGGAAGCGGATGATTTTGTCGGGGGCGCCTTCTTTTCCTTCGCCTCCGTGGACGCTTCTTCTCCCGATGCGGCGTCCAGGAAGCGGAAGTCCAATGGATCCATTCCGGAATCGGCAACGACACGGACGCGCAAGAGATGACGCAGGAACCACCGGGTCGTCTGATTGGGAATGCGCTTGTTCAGGAATGCGGCCGTAAAGGGATGGACCACCAATTTCAGGCCGGCCCGGCGTCCCGACGACAGATACGCCTCAATCCATTTTTCCATCTGGGCGAGGAGATCGTCCGGTGTCATACCCGCGCTCGAAGCAACGGGAGTCCGCGATTGGGACGAAGTCGACGAAGACGGAGACTCCGTACGTTCTGCCGGACGGTATTCCCTGCGTTGTCCCGGAGCCGAGTTGTCATCCTCCGGAAGCGAAAATGTCTTGGTGATGCTGGGTCGCAAACGCTGACGCGTAATCTGCATGAGCCCGAAATCACTCATGGGCAGGACCTTCGTGACGGCCCGATCCTTGCGGAATTCATTCCGGATTTCGTCGTAGACCTTCTTCCGGTTGCGCTCATGGCGCATGTCGATGAAATCGACCACGATGATCCCGCCGAGATCCCGCAGCCGGACCTGTTGTGCAATGACATGCGCGGCCTCGACGTTCACCTTCAGCGAGCTGTCCTCCTGCGACATGCCGCGCCCCGAGCGACCGGAGTTCACGTCCACGACGTGCATGGCTTCGGTCTGCTCAATGAACAGGTACCCACCGGAAGGCAGGTTCACCCTGCTCTCGAACGCCTCCTCCACTTGTTTGTCTATCCCCGCCGACTTGAAGACGGGATCGCTGCCAGTATATTCGTGCACGGCATCTGCCATTTGTGGCGCTATCGCCTGTACGTAACCTTTGATGTTCTTGAACGTGCGGTGATCATCGATCAGAATGCGATCGTAATCATCGGTGAACAGGTCACGCATGATGGAGGACGCCATGTTCACGTCAACATGGAGTTCAGCCGGTGCTTTCGGCTTCTTGGAAAGTTTGGATTCGATTTTCCGCCACTTGTCGAGCAGCAGGTTCAGATCGGTATCGAGCGACTTCGCATTCTTGCCGGACGCGACGGTACGGACAATGACTCCGAATCCTTCCGGCAGCAGGCTGTTGGCCAGTGCCCGAAGACGACGACGCTCCTTGAAGGACTGGATTTTCTTGGACACCGCCACATAGTCGGCCATGGGAACCAGCACCAGGAATCGTCCCGCCAACGAAATGTCCGTCGTCACACGACTGCCTTTGTTGGCAATGGGCTCCTTGCTGATCTTGACCAGGATCTTCTGATCCTTTTTCAGATAGGTGGTCGGATCCACCGGAGGAGCATCCCGTTCATCCTGACCCTGGTCCCGTCCGCGTCCTTTCGCGTGCTGCCGTTTCATGGCAGAACGTCGCTTGTCGGTCCGGTCCTTGTCGGCAACGTGCTTGTGGCGGCTGGCCTCGCCTTCTCCCCGCGATCCGCCCTGGTGTCCACTCGGACGACGACGGTTCTTCCGTGTCGGACGCGTGACGTAGTCGACTTTGAACTGCCCGATGGCCGGAGTGTCGCTCTCGACAAACTCGAGCCAATCGGTGACGTTCTCTACAAGATCAGAGAAGTGGAGGAAGGCATCCTGTTTCTGGCCGATATCCACAAAGGCGGCCTGGATGCTGGGCATGATGCGGCGAACGCGGGCAAGAAAGATGTTGCCAATGGTTCGCTCATGCTCCTGGTTTTCGATAAACAGCTCCGCAAGATCGCCATTCTCCACAATGGCGATTCGGGTCTGTTTCCCGCTGTTGATGATGATTTCCTTGGACATGAATGGTCGGTGTACGGACCGCGGTCGCCTGGAATAACTGCAGGGGATACGCGCCGTCCGGCATACGTGATAAACTCCGTGAAAGGCCGCGAAGCATCCTGCCGGTCAAGCGACGGCTCGGATCGACGCGCACTCGTCATCCATGTGGACACAGCACTCCGGACCACGCGGCAGAACATGCCGAGCAGGATCATCGGTGTCAGGAACCGACCGATGGAGATGCGATGTGGGATGGGGGCCTTCATATAAGCCTTACCCCGAAATGGATGGGGCGAGTGGTTGGAGACAAAACGAACGTCTCCGAAACAACTGGTCGGCATGTAAATCGTCACACCCCCGGAATGATCCCGGCACGGCCGCTCTCCGGTCATTAAAATTCAGGGACATCACCATGCCATCCTGAACCATGCCGGAACCTTCCACCGCCCGCGGACTCGAGGGCGTCATTGCCCTGGAGTCGTCCATATGCCACATTGACGGACAGCAAGGCGAGCTCGTTTACGCGGGATATGACATTGCCGACCTTGCCGCGAATTGCACGTTCGAGGAGGTCGCTTGGCTGCTTTGGACCGGGGCTCTGCCCACGCCGGCCCAGCTGGCCGACCTGAACCGGCAGCTGTGCGCTGAGCGGGCCCTCCCGCCGATGGTCCTGGAATTGCTGGCCGCCACGCCCGAGGACGCCAACCCGATGGCCGTGCTCCGGACGGCGGTCTCCATGCTCGCCCTGTTCGATGGCGAAGCGGAGGACATGTCCAGGGAGGCCAACCTGCGCAAGTCCATCCGGTTGACGGCACGCATCCCGACCATCCTTGCCGCTTTCGACCGGCGGCGGAACGGCCGCATGCCCATTCGTCCGTTGTCCACCGGTTCCACGGCCGCGAACTTCCTGTACATGCTGTCGGGGGCCGAGCCCGGTGCGGCCGCCGAGCGCACGTTCGACGCGTGCCTCATCCTGCATGCCGAGCACGGCTTGAATGCATCCACCTTCGCGGGACGGGTGATTGCCGCCACCCTGTCGGACATCTACTCCGCGATTTCCGGTGCCATCGGCGGCCTCAAAGGGCCCCTCCACGGCGGAGCCAACATCAAGGTCATGGAAATGCTGGAGGACATGGACCGCTCGGGGGCCGACCCCGCGACCGACGTCCGTGCGCGCCTCGCCCGGAAGGAACGGATCATGGGCTTTGGACACCGCGTGTACAAAACGGTCGACCCCCGAGCGACCATCCTCAAGGCCATGGTGGACGAGATGAGTGCCGAGCGCGGAACGCGCAAATGGTTCGACATGAGCGTCGCCATCATGGACGTCATGGCGGAGGAAAAGGGCCTGTACCCGAATGTGGACTTTTTCAGCGCATCGGTTTACGGCACCCTGGACATCCCGACCGATCTCTTTACGCCCGTGTTCGCCATGGCCCGGATTACCGGGTGGACGGCGCATCTGCTGGAACAATGGCATGACAACCGGCTCATCCGGCCGCGGGCGGCCTACACCGGGCCCCGGGGACTCACGACGGGACGCGCAACGGTCGGATCTTCGTGAACACCCGTTGACTTCGCCCGGGGCGTTGGGCGGCTTGCACATCCGTTTGTACATTGACGTGCGATCAACCGACCCATTATCATGAGCTCCAATTCTTCCTGGCTGACATCCCCTGTCCTCAAGAAAGTGGTAACGGGCGTAACCGGCCTGGGGCTGACGATCTTCGTGCTTCTGCACATGATCGGCAACCTGTCCATGTTCGCGGGTAACGACGCCTACAATCTGTACACGTACAAACTGACCTCACTCGGTCCGCTGCTCTATGCCGTCGAACTGGGCCTGGTCCTGTTTTTCGGTTTCCACATCGTGGTCGGCGTCCGGATTGCCCTCGGCAAGCGACGCGCCCGGTCGAAAGGATACGCGGTCTACAAGAGTGCCGGACGGCCCAGCATGCAGTCGGTATCCTCCCGATCCATGATCGTGACCGGGATCATCCTGTTCGTCTTCCTGATTTTCCACGTCATCACGTTCAAGTTCGGCCCCGGAGGCCCGGGTAATGCCAGTGAGGCCTACCTGACCATCATTGGTGGCGTCGAAATGCGCGACCTTGCGAAGCTGGTCCGCGAGAAGTTCGCCTCCCCGCTCTACACCTTCGGCTACACGGCCATCATGCTGCTCCTTCTGGTCCACCTGCGCCACGGGGTCTGGAGCGCGCTCCAGTCCCTGGGAGCCATTCGACCGTCGGCGTCGCCCCTCATCTATACCATCGGGGGCCTCATCGGAGCCGGCATTGCCGTGGGATTCGTGGTCATGCCGCTCGCTCTTTACTTCGGGTTGATATAAAACCGTTCCACCATGCTTGATTCCAAGATTCCTGCCGGCCCACTGACGGAAAAGTGGGACAATTACAAGAACAGCTGCAAGCTGGTCAACCCGGCCAACAAGCGGAAGCACACGGTCCTGGTGGTCGGCACGGGTCTGGCCGGGGGATCGGCCGCCGCGTCGCTGGCGGAGCTCGGATACAACGTGAAGAGCTTCTGCATCCAGGATTCTCCGCGCCGCGCCCACTCGATTGCCGCACAGGGTGGAATAAACGCTGCCAAGAACTACCCCAACGACGGTGACACCGTCTGGCGCCTTTTCTACGACACCATCAAGGGAGGCGACTATCGGTCCCGGGAAGCGAATGTGTACCGGCTCGCCCAGGTGGCCAACAACATCATTGACCAGGCCGTCGCCCAGGGCGTACCCTTCGCACGGGAATACGGCGGGCTGCTTTCGAACCGTTCCTTCGGTGGCGCCCAGGTATCCCGGACCTTCTACGCCCGGGGACAGACCGGACAGCAGTTGCTGTTGGGCGCGTACCAGGCCATGAGCCGCCAGATCGGTCTGGGCAACATCGAAATGTTTCCCCGCCAGGAAATGCTGGACCTCGTCGTTGTCGACGGCAAGGCGCGTGGTATCATCACCCGCAACCTGGTCACCGGGCAATTGGAGCGCCACATGGCGGATGCGGTCTTGCTGTGTACGGGCGGCTACGGCAACGTGTACTACCTCTCCACGAATGCCAAGAACTCCAATGTGACGGCGGCCTGGCGTGCCCACAAACGGGGCGCCCAGTTCGCCAACCCCTGCTACACGCAGATCCACCCAACGTGCATCCCGGTTTCCGGCGACTATCAGTCCAAGCTCACGCTCATGAGTGAGAGCTTGCGGAACGACGGCCGGGTATGGGTTCCCAAGACGCCCGGTGACACAAGGAAACCGAAGGACATTCCGGAGTCCGAGCGGGACTACTACCTGGAACGTCGTTACCCGAGCTTCGGCAACCTCGTGCCGCGGGATGTAGCATCGCGGAATGCCAAGGCGGTCTGCGATGACGGTCGCGGGGTCGGTGAGACCAAGTTGGCCGTCTACCTGGACTTCGCCGATGCCATCAACCGGCTCGGCCGCGATGCCATCGAGGCCCGCTACGGCAACCTGTTTGAAATGTACGAGCGGATTACGGGGGACAACCCGTACGAAACGCCCATGCGGATTTATCCTGCCGTGCATTACACCATGGGCGGCCTGTGGGTCGACTACGAACTCCAGAGCACCATCCCGGGGCTGTTCGTACTCGGCGAGGCCAACTTCTCCGACCATGGCGCAAACCGGCTCGGCGCATCGGCCCTCATGCAGGGCCTGTCTGACGGCTACTTCGTCATTCCCTACACGCTCGGCAATTATCTGGCCGGCGAGTCCGTCGCATCCATCACGATTGAGCACGAGGCCTTCAAGGAAGCCGAAGCGGCCTCCCGCGAGCGCATCGAACGTCTCTTCAAACCGAAGGGTACCAAGACCGTGGTCGAATTCCACCGCGAGCTGGGTCGCATCATGTGGGATCACGTGGGCATGTCGCGGACGAAGGAAGGATTGCAGACCGCCATCACGGAAATCCAGTCACTCCGGGACGAATTCTGGCAGAACCTGCTCGTACCCGGGGAGGCCAACATGTACAACAAGTATCTCGAATTCGCGGGACGGGTAGCCGATTTCATGGAGCTCGGCGAACTCATGGCCCGCGATGCGCTGGAGCGGGAAGAATCCTGCGGCGGCCACTTCCGCGAGGAGTACCAGTCTCCGGAAGGGGAGGCCATGCGCGATGACGATCAGTTCACGCACGTCGCATCGTGGGAATGGAAGCCCGATGGGAACCATGTCCGCCACACCGAGCCGCTCGAGTTCGAAAACGTCCATCTGACCACTCGCAGTTACAAGTAGCATCATGAAGATCAAACTGAAGGTATGGCGCCAGACGGGTCCCACCGCTCCGGGACAGTTCGAGACCTATGAAGTCCCGGATGCGAACCCGCACATGTCGTTCCTGGAACTGCTGGACGTGTTGAACGAGCAGCTCATGAAGGAAGGCAAGGATCCCGTGGAGTTCGACTACGACTGCCGGGAGGGCATCTGCGGCTCCTGTGGCGTAGTCGTCGACGGAACGGCCCACGGCCCCCAGCAGCGAACGGCTTGTTGCCAGTTGCACATGCGCCACTACCAGGACGGCGACACGATCGTGGTCGAACCATGGCGCGCCGATGCGTTTCCCATCATCAAGGACCTGGTCGTGGACCGCGCGGCGTTCGACCGGATTATCCAGGCAGGCGGGTACGTATCGGTGAATACCGGCAACGCCCCCGATGCCAACGCCATCCTCGTCGACAAGCATGACGCCGACCTGGCCATGGACTACGCCACCTGCATTGGATGTGGCGCGTGTGTGGCGGCGTGCCCGAATGCCTCGGCGTCGCTGTTCACGGCGGCCAAGATTTCCCACCTGGCCCTGCTGCCCCAGGGCGATCCGGAGCGGGCCACACGTACGCGTGCCATGGTTGACCAGATGGCCGCAGAGGGGTTCGGGGATTGCTCCAACCACGCCGAGTGCGAGGCCGTCTGTCCGAAGGGCATTTCGATTTCGGCCATCGCCCGGATGCGGCGTGAGTACGTGAAGGCGCTGGGCCGTTAGCGTCGGCTGTGCAGGTTCCGCTCAGCCCGTCTCGACGGCGGACAGGGACTGCAGGATGGACTGGAAGATGCGTGCGCCATCCGGTGTGCCCAGGATGGCTTCCGAGCTGCGCTCGGGATGCGGCATCATGCCCAGCACGTTTCCTTCCCGGTTGACAATGCCGGCAATGTCATTCATGCTGCCGTTCGGATTGGCATCGCCTCCGACAACCCCGTCGGGAGAGGCGTAGCGGAAAACGACCTGTCCGTTGGCTTCCAATTCCGCCAGCACATCCGGATGGGCAATGTAGTTGCCTTCGCCGTGTGCAATGGGTACACGCAGCACCTCCCCTTCCGCCAGCGCCGACGTAAATGGCGTGCCCGGGTTTTCCGTCCGCACGTACACGTCCTTGCAGGCAAAACGAAGCGAGGCATTCCGGGTGAGTGCGCCCGGCAGCAAATGGGCTTCACACAGGATCTGGAAGCCGTTGCAGATGCCCATGACCAGGCCGCCATCGTTCGCAAACCGGATTACATCCTTCATGACGGGCGAAAACCGGGCAATTGATCCGCTTCTCAGGTAGTCCCCGTAAGAAAAACCACCGGGCACGATGACCAGGTCGACGTCTCCGATGGACGCCTCCTTGTGCCAGATGAACCGTGCGTCCTGCCCCATGACATGTTTGGCCACGTGGTAGGCATCGTGGTCACAATTGGAGCCGGGAAATACGAGGATTCCTATGTTCGCGGACATGGCATACAGGGTTGGCGGACTATAAAATAGGTCACACGGATGGCGAAAGCGATCTTGCGAATCCGGGCAGCGGGTGTCCCGTATTTGTTGCGTGTGAGCGCGAACGTCCGGGCGTCCCCGGCGTACCTCGCACAATGAACGAACGTTCCAATCCGTTGTATCCGCGACATGATCCCCAAGGAACTCTTCCGAAAAATCAGACAGATCGAAATCCGTACGAAGGGTCTTGTGAGCAACATCTTCGGCGGGGAGTACCATTCCGCATTCAAGGGACAGGGCATGGAGTTCGCCGAGGTCAGACCATACCAGTTCGGTGATGACATCCGGAGCATTGACTGGAACGTGAGCGCCCGCTACGACGAGACCTTCGTCAAGATCTTCGAGGAGGAGCGTGAGCAGACGGTCATGCTCGCGGTGGACGTGTCCGGCTCGGGTGATTTCGGGTCGGCGGACCTGCTCAAACGGGAGATGGCGGCGGAAATATGCGCCGTCGTCGCGTTCAGTGCCATCCAGAACAACGACAAGGTGGGCCTGCTCTTGTTCTCGGATACGGTCGAATTGTTCGTTCCACCGAAGAAGGGCCGCAAGCACGTATTGCGGATTATCCGGGACCTGTTCGCCCACCAGCCCCTGTCGCGGGGCACCGGCATTTCCGTGGCCTTGAACCACCTGCTACACGTCCTGCATCGTCGTTCCATCGTCATGCTGGTCAGCGACTTCATGGATGACGGATACGAACAGGCCTTGCGTGCCCTGGCGCGGCGCCACGACACCATCGCCGTCCATATGATTGATCCGCTCGAGCGGGATCTCCCGGATGTGGGCCTGGTCGATTTCGTGGATCCGGAATCCGGACAGACCGTGACCATCGACTCCGGCAACACATCGGTCCGGGATGCCTTTTTCACTGCGGGACTCCAATCCGATCGCACCACCGGGCAACTGCTCCGCCGGGTGAAAGTGGATCGTATTCCCATCCACACCGACGAG encodes the following:
- a CDS encoding fumarate reductase/succinate dehydrogenase flavoprotein subunit — protein: MLDSKIPAGPLTEKWDNYKNSCKLVNPANKRKHTVLVVGTGLAGGSAAASLAELGYNVKSFCIQDSPRRAHSIAAQGGINAAKNYPNDGDTVWRLFYDTIKGGDYRSREANVYRLAQVANNIIDQAVAQGVPFAREYGGLLSNRSFGGAQVSRTFYARGQTGQQLLLGAYQAMSRQIGLGNIEMFPRQEMLDLVVVDGKARGIITRNLVTGQLERHMADAVLLCTGGYGNVYYLSTNAKNSNVTAAWRAHKRGAQFANPCYTQIHPTCIPVSGDYQSKLTLMSESLRNDGRVWVPKTPGDTRKPKDIPESERDYYLERRYPSFGNLVPRDVASRNAKAVCDDGRGVGETKLAVYLDFADAINRLGRDAIEARYGNLFEMYERITGDNPYETPMRIYPAVHYTMGGLWVDYELQSTIPGLFVLGEANFSDHGANRLGASALMQGLSDGYFVIPYTLGNYLAGESVASITIEHEAFKEAEAASRERIERLFKPKGTKTVVEFHRELGRIMWDHVGMSRTKEGLQTAITEIQSLRDEFWQNLLVPGEANMYNKYLEFAGRVADFMELGELMARDALEREESCGGHFREEYQSPEGEAMRDDDQFTHVASWEWKPDGNHVRHTEPLEFENVHLTTRSYK
- a CDS encoding MBL fold metallo-hydrolase, which translates into the protein MSDDSVQVTLLGTGTSTGIPVIGCACATCRSDDPRDRRLRCSCLVEANGLRILIDAGPDLRTQALRYGIHDLDAVLITHHHFDHVAGLDDLRPLLFRNRAAIPCFAVENTVQTLTDMYPYIFRDGSYPGVARLSLHAVQGPFSVTSRSGTEASVDIIPIPAMHGTLPVLGYRIGSFAYLTDVSDVPFASRHLLEDLDLLVLDALREHPHPMHLSFSEAIALASSIEARETWFIHMTHGTLHADIDADLPEGMSLGWDGRVKQSPLTSRSTSSIPV
- a CDS encoding Rne/Rng family ribonuclease; the encoded protein is MSKEIIINSGKQTRIAIVENGDLAELFIENQEHERTIGNIFLARVRRIMPSIQAAFVDIGQKQDAFLHFSDLVENVTDWLEFVESDTPAIGQFKVDYVTRPTRKNRRRPSGHQGGSRGEGEASRHKHVADKDRTDKRRSAMKRQHAKGRGRDQGQDERDAPPVDPTTYLKKDQKILVKISKEPIANKGSRVTTDISLAGRFLVLVPMADYVAVSKKIQSFKERRRLRALANSLLPEGFGVIVRTVASGKNAKSLDTDLNLLLDKWRKIESKLSKKPKAPAELHVDVNMASSIMRDLFTDDYDRILIDDHRTFKNIKGYVQAIAPQMADAVHEYTGSDPVFKSAGIDKQVEEAFESRVNLPSGGYLFIEQTEAMHVVDVNSGRSGRGMSQEDSSLKVNVEAAHVIAQQVRLRDLGGIIVVDFIDMRHERNRKKVYDEIRNEFRKDRAVTKVLPMSDFGLMQITRQRLRPSITKTFSLPEDDNSAPGQRREYRPAERTESPSSSTSSQSRTPVASSAGMTPDDLLAQMEKWIEAYLSSGRRAGLKLVVHPFTAAFLNKRIPNQTTRWFLRHLLRVRVVADSGMDPLDFRFLDAASGEEASTEAKEKKAPPTKSSASSRDTESKRDDQPKRDARSKRDAQSSREPSKERRDGKEEASDSDASSASEGRGRGGSRSGSRGGGRGRGRSGDDENRGRGRSGDDENRGRGRSGDDENRGRGRSGDDENRGRGRSGNDENRGRGRSGNDSNGRGRSTEEETPERGRSSENGNRGRGRGRSGDDDNRGRGRSRSDASEGTVTSETPDAPRPSSRRAPKKQEQAAPEQAAPEQAAPVSAEKDIRTDTPQQPAERKRPTERKDTGTETPVEQEADASSDASKSRGRGRGRGGRGRGRGGRGRSTGA
- a CDS encoding DUF58 domain-containing protein, producing MIPKELFRKIRQIEIRTKGLVSNIFGGEYHSAFKGQGMEFAEVRPYQFGDDIRSIDWNVSARYDETFVKIFEEEREQTVMLAVDVSGSGDFGSADLLKREMAAEICAVVAFSAIQNNDKVGLLLFSDTVELFVPPKKGRKHVLRIIRDLFAHQPLSRGTGISVALNHLLHVLHRRSIVMLVSDFMDDGYEQALRALARRHDTIAVHMIDPLERDLPDVGLVDFVDPESGQTVTIDSGNTSVRDAFFTAGLQSDRTTGQLLRRVKVDRIPIHTDEGYVDPLVRFFKKRHRAG
- a CDS encoding succinate dehydrogenase/fumarate reductase iron-sulfur subunit; its protein translation is MKIKLKVWRQTGPTAPGQFETYEVPDANPHMSFLELLDVLNEQLMKEGKDPVEFDYDCREGICGSCGVVVDGTAHGPQQRTACCQLHMRHYQDGDTIVVEPWRADAFPIIKDLVVDRAAFDRIIQAGGYVSVNTGNAPDANAILVDKHDADLAMDYATCIGCGACVAACPNASASLFTAAKISHLALLPQGDPERATRTRAMVDQMAAEGFGDCSNHAECEAVCPKGISISAIARMRREYVKALGR
- the purQ gene encoding phosphoribosylformylglycinamidine synthase subunit PurQ — encoded protein: MSANIGILVFPGSNCDHDAYHVAKHVMGQDARFIWHKEASIGDVDLVIVPGGFSYGDYLRSGSIARFSPVMKDVIRFANDGGLVMGICNGFQILCEAHLLPGALTRNASLRFACKDVYVRTENPGTPFTSALAEGEVLRVPIAHGEGNYIAHPDVLAELEANGQVVFRYASPDGVVGGDANPNGSMNDIAGIVNREGNVLGMMPHPERSSEAILGTPDGARIFQSILQSLSAVETG
- a CDS encoding succinate dehydrogenase cytochrome b subunit, which translates into the protein MSSNSSWLTSPVLKKVVTGVTGLGLTIFVLLHMIGNLSMFAGNDAYNLYTYKLTSLGPLLYAVELGLVLFFGFHIVVGVRIALGKRRARSKGYAVYKSAGRPSMQSVSSRSMIVTGIILFVFLIFHVITFKFGPGGPGNASEAYLTIIGGVEMRDLAKLVREKFASPLYTFGYTAIMLLLLVHLRHGVWSALQSLGAIRPSASPLIYTIGGLIGAGIAVGFVVMPLALYFGLI
- a CDS encoding citrate synthase, which translates into the protein MPEPSTARGLEGVIALESSICHIDGQQGELVYAGYDIADLAANCTFEEVAWLLWTGALPTPAQLADLNRQLCAERALPPMVLELLAATPEDANPMAVLRTAVSMLALFDGEAEDMSREANLRKSIRLTARIPTILAAFDRRRNGRMPIRPLSTGSTAANFLYMLSGAEPGAAAERTFDACLILHAEHGLNASTFAGRVIAATLSDIYSAISGAIGGLKGPLHGGANIKVMEMLEDMDRSGADPATDVRARLARKERIMGFGHRVYKTVDPRATILKAMVDEMSAERGTRKWFDMSVAIMDVMAEEKGLYPNVDFFSASVYGTLDIPTDLFTPVFAMARITGWTAHLLEQWHDNRLIRPRAAYTGPRGLTTGRATVGSS